From Ascaphus truei isolate aAscTru1 chromosome 20, aAscTru1.hap1, whole genome shotgun sequence, one genomic window encodes:
- the LOC142470855 gene encoding vitelline membrane outer layer protein 1 homolog, producing MMFLVVSSLLLLSLFSVGQGNSKTLISVSNGGEWGEWGQAEACPDGSSARGFSLKLVETHGFSENTALTAIRLYCVMDIDDQNATLIQSTEGRLGTWISPIWCLHGNLVAFSFKVEHQLGRGDHSEVATANIQFKCSDKRNFLYFLPLVGSDEEWSPTCQFGICGIRTKVGSPHGHGDDPVLSDVQFTCCAN from the exons ATGATGTTCCTGGTGGtctcatccctcctcctcctctctctcttctcagtaGGACAAGGGAACTCTAAAACTCTCATCAGTGTCTCCAACGGAGGTGAATGGGGTGAATGGGGGCAAGCTGAGGCTTGTCCCGATGGTTCCAGTGCCAGAGGATTCTCTCTCAAG TTGGTAGAGACGCATGGGTTCAGTGAGAATACGGCTCTGACCGCGATCCGACTGTACTGCGTTATGGATATCGACGATCAGAATGCAACTTTAATCCAGTCAACTGAAGGAAG GTTGGGCACATGGATCTCCCCTATATGGTGTCTACACGGCAATCTTGTTGCTTTCTCCTTCAAAGTAGAGCACCAACTCGGGCGCGGTGACCATAGTGAAGTTGCCACCGCCAACATCCAGTTTAAGTGCTCAGACAAACGGAACTTCCTTTATTTTTTGCCTTTAGTGGGGTCAGACGAAGAGTGGAGCCCGACCTGCCAATTCGGGATCTGTGGCATCCGCACCAAGGTGGGGTCACCCCATGGACACGGAGATGACCCGGTCCTCAGTGATGTCCAGTTCACATGCTGTGCCAACTGA